The proteins below are encoded in one region of Manis javanica isolate MJ-LG chromosome 8, MJ_LKY, whole genome shotgun sequence:
- the CALM1 gene encoding calmodulin-1, producing the protein MADQLTEEQIAEFKEAFSLFDKDGDGTITTKELGTVMRSLGQNPTEAELQDMINEVDADGNGTIDFPEFLTMMARKMKDTDSEEEIREAFRVFDKDGNGYISAAELRHVMTNLGEKLTDEEVDEMIREADIDGDGQVNYEEFVQMMTAK; encoded by the exons ATG GCTGACCAACTGACCGAAGAACAGATTGCTG aattcAAGGAAGCTTTCTCCCTATTTGACAAAGATGGCGATGGTACCATCACAACAAAGGAACTTGGAACTGTCATGAGGTCACTGGGTCAGAACCCAACAGAAGCTGAATTGCAGGATATGATCAATGAAGTGGACGCTGATG gtaaTGGCACCATTGACTTCCCAGAATTTTTGACTATGATGGCtagaaaaatgaaagatacaGACAGTGAAGAAGAAATCCGTGAGGCATTCCGAGTCTTTGACAAG GATggcaatggttacatcagtgcgGCAGAACTACGTCATGTCATGACAAACTTAGGAGAAAAACTAACAGATGAAGAAGTAGATGAAATGATCAGAGAAGCAGATATTGATGGAGATGGACAAGTCAACTATGAAG aATTCGTACAGATGATGACTGCAAAATGA